From the genome of Miscanthus floridulus cultivar M001 chromosome 10, ASM1932011v1, whole genome shotgun sequence, one region includes:
- the LOC136485265 gene encoding bisdemethoxycurcumin synthase-like, with translation MGSAPATVHEMRRAQRADGPAAVLGIGTANPPTCIAQDDYPDYYFRVTNSEHLTDLKAKLSRICNNKKSGIRQRYLHLNEELLAANPGFIDPTRPSLDERVEIASAAVPELAAKAAAKAIAEWGRPATDITHLILSTYSGARAPSADRRLASLLGLRATVSRTILNLHGCYGGGRSLQLAKEIAENNRGARVLVACSELTLIAFYGPEGGCIDNIIGQTLFGDGAGAVIVGADPVAPVERPLLEMAFASQTTVPETEDAISMQYSKCGMEYHLSSQVPRLLRCNVERCLVDAFRTLGVSAAWNDLFWAIHPGGRAILDNIEEVLGLEDGKLAASRHVLSEFGNMSGTTVIFVLDELRRRRAAVAKQGGDAPEWGVMMAFGPGITIETMVLHAPSNQEQEGN, from the coding sequence ATGGGGAGCGCACCGGCCACCGTCCACGAGATGAGGCGTGCACAGCGCGCGGATGGGCCGGCCGCCGTGCTCGGCATCGGCACGGCGAACCCGCCGACGTGCATTGCCCAGGATGATTACCCCGACTACTACTTCCGCGTCACCAACAGCGAGCACCTCACCGACCTCAAGGCCAAGCTCAGCAGGATTTGCAACAACAAGAAGTCCGGCATCAGACAGCGCTACTTGCACCTCAACGAGGAACTTCTGGCCGCCAATCCGGGATTCATCGACCCCACGCGGCCGTCCCTGGACGAGCGCGTGGAAATCGCCTCCGCCGCCGTCCCGGAGCTGGCCGCGAAAGCAGCCGCCAAGGCCATCGCGGAGTGGGGCCGCCCGGCCACCGACATCACCCACCTCATCCTCAGCACCTACTCTGGCGCACGTGCCCCGAGCGCCGACCGCCGCCTGGCCTCCCTGCTGGGCCTTCGCGCCACGGTGTCCCGCACCATCCTCAACCTCCACGGCTGCTACGGCGGGGGGCGGTCGCTCCAGCTCGCCAAAGAGATCGCGGAGAACAACCGCGGCGCGCGCGTCCTCGTCGCCTGCTCCGAGCTCACGCTCATTGCCTTCTACGGGCCCGAGGGTGGCTGCATCGACAACATCATCGGCCAGACCCTGTTCGGAGACGGTGCCGGGGCCGTCATCGTCGGCGCCGACCCCGTCGCCCCTGTCGAGCGCCCGCTGTTAGAGATGGCGTTCGCGTCGCAGACCACGGTACCGGAGACCGAGGACGCCATCTCCATGCAGTACAGCAAATGCGGCATGGAGTACCACCTCTCCAGCCAGGTGCCCCGCCTGCTGCGGTGCAACGTGGAACGCTGCCTTGTCGACGCGTTCCGCACGCTCGGCGTCAGCGCCGCATGGAACGACCTTTTCTGGGCGATCCATCCCGGCGGTCGTGCAATCCTGGACAACATCGAGGAAGTGCTCGGTCTGGAGGACGGGAAACTGGCGGCTAGTCGCCACGTGCTCAGCGAGTTTGGCAACATGAGTGGCACCACAGTGATCTTCGTGCTCGATGAGTTGCGCCGCCGTCGGGCAGCAG